CGTTCCTCAGTCAGTATGTATTCAGGGGATATGAGTTGAGTTCCGGCAGTTTGGTCATTCAGCCTGCCACAACCATCTCTTATTATGGGTTTAGCCTGAACCTCTGGGGCAACCTTGACACGAATCAGAACCCGACCCAGAGCTTTCACCCGTCCAACCCCGGGACGGCCAGCTGGAACGAGACTGACCTGACCTTAAGCTATACGTATAACATCGACAAGTTGAGCCTTACCGGCGGTTACATCTGGTACGGGACCCAGTACGCGAAGCAGACGCAGGAACTCTTTCTCGCCCTCGGATATGACATCATCACGAAACCGGTCTTGACGATCTACCAGGACATCGCGAGTTATCCGGGCACATACTTCCAGCTTGCATTTTCCCACTCCTTCCCGGTCTATAAGGAGGTGACTCTCGATCTCGGCGCGAGTTTTTCCTACGAGTGGGGGCAGGGAGACTCATGGAAGACCTATCAGGCTTCAACGGGTGCCTATACCGGGCCCAAGTACTCTGCATTCCATGCCGGCATGGTCCAGGGAGGGGTGACTATCCCGATAGCGAAGAACTTCAGCATCCAGCCTATCGTGCAGTGGTGGTTCCCGCTGTCCGATAAGGCGAGTGAGAAGATAAACGGTATTCCCTATAATCCGAATGGGAATCTGGACAACACCGTTGTCTACGGCCTGAACATGACTTTCAACTTCTAAGCAAGAATTCCATCTTGGAGGAAAAGACGATGAAACGATTTTTGAGTTTGGTGACATTGACGGTTATTTTGATGAGTCTGCTCTGTTCTGCAGGCGTTGTGTTTGCAGAGGAACAGGCAGCCCCCGCTGCCGAGCAGGCACAAACAGCGCAGCCGGCGCCTGCCACCGCGACTGCTCCCCTGAAGATAGACACGGGTGATACGGCATGGATGATAGTCGCGACCGCCCTCGTCATGCTCATGACGGTTCCGGGCCTCGCGCTCTTTTACGGAGGACTCGCAAAACGGAAGGACACCCTCAATACCATGGCGATGTCCTTTGTGACGTTCTGCATCGTCAGTTTCCTCTGGGTCGTCTACGGATACACCCTCTCCTTTAACACGGATATAGGAGGGATCATCGGGAGCCCCGGCAAGTTCCTCCTCTCGGGAGTCGGTGTGAACAGCATCTCCGATCTCGCGAAGACGATCCCTGAGTTCATCTATGTCGTCTATCAGCTCACCTTCGCGGCGATAACCGTCGCCCTTGCGAGCGGTGCCTATATTGAGAGGATGAAGTTCTCGGCATGGGTGCTTTTCTCGATCCTCTGGATGACCCTCGTGTATGTCCCGGTTGCTCACTGGGTCTGGGGAAACGGTTTCCTCGCGAAACTCGGAGCCCTGGACTTTGCGGGAGGGACAGTGGTCCATATCAATGCCGGTATAGCGGCCTTAGTAGGCGCGCTCGTTCTCGGCAAGAGGCGTGAGAAGTCTCTGATCCCGAACAACCTTACCCTCGTCCTGACCGGCGCGGGTCTTCTCTGGTTCGGATGGTTCGGCTTCAATGCAGGATCTGCCGTTGCGGCAAACGGCCTCGCCGGAGCCGCCTTCATCAACACGAATACCGCAACCGCGGTTGCGGCCCTGTCATGGATGTTCACGGAGTGGCTCCACTCGAAGAAACCGACTCTCCTCGGACTCGCGTCCGGAGCTGTCGGCGGTCTCGTAGCCATCACGCCGGCAGCCGGATTTGTAAACATAACCGGCGCCATCGTCATCGGCATCGCGGCGGGTGTCATTCCGTTCTTCGCCGTCGCCATGATGAAACCGAAGTTCGGCTATGATGACACCCTCGATGCCTTCGGTATTCACGGGATAGGCGGTACGATTGGGGCCATCCTCACCGGTATATTTGCCGATCCGGCTATCAATGATGCGGGAAAGGGTCTCCTCTACGGAAACCCCGGACAGCTTCTGACCCAGCTGATAGCGGTCGGCGTCACCCTCGTCTACAGCGGGATCATGACCTTTATCATATTCATGGTCATCAAGGCGCTCGTCGGGGTAAGGGTCGATGCCGAAGAGGAGATCGTTGGACTTGACGAGAGCCAGCACGGTGAAAGGGCATATACCCTCTAATAAGAACGTGCAGTCTCGAGAATGATAATTCTTTCTCGAACCCTGTTCACGGTTGAGAACGCGAAATAAGTAAGGAGGCAAGATGAAGAAGATAGAAGCGATCATAAAACCCTTCAAGCTCGATGAGGTGAAGGACGGCCTGAATGCGATCGGCGTCCAGGGCATGACCGTCACCGAAGTGAAGGGATTCGGGCGGCAGAAGGGGCATGTCGAACTTTACCGGGGAGCCGAATACGACATCGCCTTCATCCCGAAAGTGAAGCTGGAAGTCGTAGTACCGGACGGTCTCGCGCAAAAGGTTGTATCGACGATAGAGGAAAAGGCGAAGACCGGGAAGATCGGAGACGGGAAGATATTTGTCCTTCCCGTCGAAGAGATCATCAGGATAAGAACCGGGGAGCGGGGAGAGACCGCAATTTAGGACATTTTCGCCGAGAGGGGTTGGCTTTGCCGGCCCCTCTTCTCATCCCCATCACGAAGCCTACAAAAATGTAGCTCATACAAAATTGTCGTTGCACGATATATCCTCCTGTCACGAAAAG
This genomic interval from Thermodesulfovibrionales bacterium contains the following:
- a CDS encoding ammonium transporter; translation: MKRFLSLVTLTVILMSLLCSAGVVFAEEQAAPAAEQAQTAQPAPATATAPLKIDTGDTAWMIVATALVMLMTVPGLALFYGGLAKRKDTLNTMAMSFVTFCIVSFLWVVYGYTLSFNTDIGGIIGSPGKFLLSGVGVNSISDLAKTIPEFIYVVYQLTFAAITVALASGAYIERMKFSAWVLFSILWMTLVYVPVAHWVWGNGFLAKLGALDFAGGTVVHINAGIAALVGALVLGKRREKSLIPNNLTLVLTGAGLLWFGWFGFNAGSAVAANGLAGAAFINTNTATAVAALSWMFTEWLHSKKPTLLGLASGAVGGLVAITPAAGFVNITGAIVIGIAAGVIPFFAVAMMKPKFGYDDTLDAFGIHGIGGTIGAILTGIFADPAINDAGKGLLYGNPGQLLTQLIAVGVTLVYSGIMTFIIFMVIKALVGVRVDAEEEIVGLDESQHGERAYTL
- a CDS encoding P-II family nitrogen regulator; this translates as MKKIEAIIKPFKLDEVKDGLNAIGVQGMTVTEVKGFGRQKGHVELYRGAEYDIAFIPKVKLEVVVPDGLAQKVVSTIEEKAKTGKIGDGKIFVLPVEEIIRIRTGERGETAI